TATATCGCAAGGAATCGCCAATACGTGTCGATCTCTTGTGCTGCGAAGTGAAAAACAAGTTACGGTTTTTGGAAGCGCCTTGGTGCTAGACAACGATTCGCAAAAAAAGCCGTCTACAAAAACTAGGCTGTTATCTGAAAGTGAAGGCGCTAATAGCGAGATTGCGGCATCGCTCTTATGTTTTGATAGTTGCCGCTTTTTCGGCAACGAAGTTAGTGCAGCGGGAATTTTAACCGCCTCTGATATATCGGTGTGACGCCAATTCTCAGCGCGCATTTTGGGGACACCCAGTCGCCTAAAATGCAAAAAAGCTTCCCTCTGCATGACCTCTAGAGCGTCGTCTAAGGAAGGTTCGCACGAGCTAAACTTTGTTTTGAAATAACTATTGCACCACTCTAGCGGCGATGCAGTGTCCTTTGCATATTCTATACTAGGCATGAACTTCGCTATCCTTAGCCTCGCTCGTTATCCAACCATAACCTCTCTCCTCGAGCTCTAGCGCCAGTTCCTTAGTTCCCGATTTTACCAGTCGTCCGTCGACCAAGACATGAACGAAATCTGGGACAATGTAGTCGAGTAGGCGCTGGTAGTGTGTGATTACGATTATAGCTCTATCCTCGCTTCTAAGTTTATTTACGCCGTTTGCAACTATTTGCAATGCGTCTATGTCGAGCCCAGAATCGGTTTCATCCAAGATGGCAAGTGTCGGCTCCAAAATGGCCATTTGCAGTATCTCGTTTCGCTTTTTTTCGCCGCCCGAAAAACCCTCATTGACGGCTCTCTGCAATAAAGCTTCGTTCATTTCGAGTAGTTTCGCCTTTTCCTTAAGCAATGCCGAAAAGTCCCGCACGTTTATTTCTTCCTTGTGATTGTAGCGACGTACGGAGTTTAGCGCTGTGCGAAGGAAGTAACTGCAATTAACGCCAGGAAGCTCAACTGGATACTGAAACGCAATAAATATTCCCTTACACGCTCTCTCCTCGGGAGGCATATTTTCAATATTCTCTCCGAGGAATTTTATCGACCCAGCCGTTATTGCGTACCCATCTTTTCCACCAATGATGTTCGTGAGCGTGCTTTTCCCCGAGCCGTTTGGCCCCATGACGGCATGAACTTCACCTGGTTTTACCTCTAGGTTAACGCCCTTTAAAATTGGCGTGCCATCCGAATTTATATGTAAATTGTTTATTTCTAGCATCTTTCTCTCTCAATAACGCTATCCTACGCTGCCCTCTAAACTAACCGCGAGAAGCTGACGAGCTTCGACTGCAAACTCCATAGGTAACTCCTTTAAAACTTCCTTGCAAAATCCATGCACCATCATAGAAATTGCATCCTCTGCCGATATGCCTCGTTGCTTGCAATAGTAGAGCTGTTCCTCTCCTATTTTCGAGGTGGTAGCCTCGTGCTCTACAGTAGCCGTATCGTTATTCACCTCTAGACAAGGGAAAGTATGTGCTCCGCAAGTATCGCTTAGGAGAAGGGAATCGCATTGCGAAAAATTTCTCGCTTTAGTCGCTGACTTTGCCACTTTTATTAGCCCACGGTACGAGTTCTGGCCCAATCCAGCCGCAATGCCCTTTGATATAACGGTGCTCCTAGTATTTCGGCCGATATGAATCATCTTTGTGCCCGTATCGGCTTGCTGGTGGTGATTTGTCAGAGCCACAGAATAAAATTCGCCCACAGAATTATCGCCCTTTAAAATGCAGCTAGGATATTTCCATGTAATGGCCGAGCCAGTTTCTACCTGTGTCCAAGAAATCTTAGAGTTTCTTCCCATGCAAAGTCCACGTTTTGTTACAAAGTTATAAATTCCGCCCCTTCCGTCCTTGTCGCCAGGATACCAGTTTTGAATGGTGGAGTATTTTATCTCTGCGTCATCTAGTGCTACGAGCTCAACTACCGCCGCGTGGAGCTGGTTTTCATCTCGCATCGGCGCAGTGCAGCCCTCTAAGTAGCTTACATAGCTTCCCTTGTCGGCGATAATGAGAGTCCGTTCAAATTGGCCAGTGCTTTTTGCATTGATTCTAAAGTAAGTAGATAGCTCTAACGGACAGCGAACATTTGGTGGAATGTAGACGAAGGAGCCATCGCTAAAAACCGCCGAATTTAGCGCAGCAAAAAAATTGTCAGAATACGGAACGACGGAGCCAATGTATTTTTCTACCAGATGAGGATGCTTTTGAGCTGCTTCGGAAAACGAACAAAATATTATTCCATGTTTTTCCAGGGACTCTTTGTAGGTCGTAGTTACAGATACGCTATCAAACACCGCATCTACGGCTATGCCGGCTAATCGCTTTTGTTCGGCAAGGGGAATTCCAAGTTTTTCATACGTCCTAAGCAGCTCGGGGTCTAGCTCGTCTAAGCTGTTTGGCCCTTTCTTCTGCTTAGGTTCAGAATAGTAAATAATATCCTGATAGCTTATCGGAGAGTAGTTCACAAAAGACCAATGCGGCTCTGGTTTTTTCTGCCAACATTTATATGCCCTAAGGCGCCAATCCAAGAGGAACTCAGGCTCATTCTTCCTACGGGAGATTTCTCGAATTACCGTTTCGCTTAATCCAGGTGGCAGCGAGTCGGATTCTATATTGCTTACAAAACCGTATTTATAAGCATCTTTTGCTGACCAGCTTTCTATTGCGTCCATATTAAATAGCAGTAACCATTAGGAAAAATTATTGTTGAATTTCTAGTTCAAGTATAACGGATCTTTGCATTTGAGGAAAGATTGGCAAGATTTCTCTAAGGCGCGTGAAGGAGCAGTTGTTAGTAGGTTGCTCTAATAAACACATTTTTTACCTTGAGTATTCATGGCAAGGTGCCGATATTATTAATATAGTTAGTTTTGCTACTTTTGTTAAATAGGTTGTTTTATGATGGCAAGGTTATTTGAATATTTCGCACTGCCATTGCGGGCCAATGCCGCCTTAGGATTTGTCGACACGCGAAGGAAACAAGAGAGAATCCTCTCTGTTTTTGTCTTGTTCTTTGTGGTGGGGATAGTCCTTGCATCTATTTACTTTGATGGCAGCCTTACATCCTCGGCCTGGAGCTTATTTAATCGCCTAAATGGCGAAGAACAAATGGGAACTGGAAATCCGGTACTAGATTGCGAGAATCCTTCGAATGAAAACACTCCTTATTGTCAGGAAAGAAAGGCCAGAATTGAGCGAACTTGGAAGGCAATTAGCCGCTATGAAGAAGGGAAAGCACCCGCTTTTAGCTTAACCGAGCGCGAATAGG
This sequence is a window from Deltaproteobacteria bacterium. Protein-coding genes within it:
- the sufC gene encoding Fe-S cluster assembly ATPase SufC, yielding MLEINNLHINSDGTPILKGVNLEVKPGEVHAVMGPNGSGKSTLTNIIGGKDGYAITAGSIKFLGENIENMPPEERACKGIFIAFQYPVELPGVNCSYFLRTALNSVRRYNHKEEINVRDFSALLKEKAKLLEMNEALLQRAVNEGFSGGEKKRNEILQMAILEPTLAILDETDSGLDIDALQIVANGVNKLRSEDRAIIVITHYQRLLDYIVPDFVHVLVDGRLVKSGTKELALELEERGYGWITSEAKDSEVHA
- the sufB gene encoding Fe-S cluster assembly protein SufB is translated as MDAIESWSAKDAYKYGFVSNIESDSLPPGLSETVIREISRRKNEPEFLLDWRLRAYKCWQKKPEPHWSFVNYSPISYQDIIYYSEPKQKKGPNSLDELDPELLRTYEKLGIPLAEQKRLAGIAVDAVFDSVSVTTTYKESLEKHGIIFCSFSEAAQKHPHLVEKYIGSVVPYSDNFFAALNSAVFSDGSFVYIPPNVRCPLELSTYFRINAKSTGQFERTLIIADKGSYVSYLEGCTAPMRDENQLHAAVVELVALDDAEIKYSTIQNWYPGDKDGRGGIYNFVTKRGLCMGRNSKISWTQVETGSAITWKYPSCILKGDNSVGEFYSVALTNHHQQADTGTKMIHIGRNTRSTVISKGIAAGLGQNSYRGLIKVAKSATKARNFSQCDSLLLSDTCGAHTFPCLEVNNDTATVEHEATTSKIGEEQLYYCKQRGISAEDAISMMVHGFCKEVLKELPMEFAVEARQLLAVSLEGSVG